Proteins from one Triticum aestivum cultivar Chinese Spring chromosome 7A, IWGSC CS RefSeq v2.1, whole genome shotgun sequence genomic window:
- the LOC123148828 gene encoding putative germin-like protein 2-3, translated as MAIRVLLLAGALLALACSHGATASDPSHLQDLCVAEKTSPVRVNGLACKAAKEVVVEDFYFSGLHVAGNTTNKQGSAVTAVNVAQIGGLNTMGVSLVRIDYAPFGLNPPHTHPRSTEILTVLEGCLHVGFVTSNPENKHFEKVLNKGDVFVFPKGLIHYQYNNRTTGAVAIAALSSQNPGVITIANAVFGAEPSIPAGITTKAFQVEKSTVGSIQAQF; from the exons ATGGCCATTCGAGTGTTGCTCCTTGCAGGAGCTCTCCTGGCCCTTGCATGCTCGCATGGCGCCACCGCCTCCGATCCCAGCCATCTCCAGGACTTGTGCGTCGCTGAAAAGACATCTCCAG TGCGTGTCAACGGACTGGCTTGCAAGGCCGCGAAAGAGGTCGTCGTCGAGGACTTCTACTTCTCcggcctccacgtggccggcaACACGACCAACAAGCAGGGCTCCGCGGTGACCGCCGTCAACGTCGCACAGATCGGCGGGCTGAACACCATGGGCGTCTCCCTCGTCCGCATCGACTACGCGCCGTTCGGCCTCAACCCTCCTCACACTCACCCGCGTTCCACTGAGATCCTTACTGTGCTAGAGGGTTGCCTGCATGTCGGTTTCGTGACGTCGAACCCCGAGAACAAACACTTTGAGAAGGTTCTCAACAAGGGAGATGTGTTTGTGTTTCCTAAGGGCCTCATCCATTACCAGTACAACAACAGGACTACCGGTGCAGTAGCTATTGCGGCACTGAGCAGCCAAAACCCTGGAGTGATCACAATAGCCAACGCGGTGTTTGGAGCTGAGCCTTCCATCCCGGCTGGTATTACTACCAAGGCCTTCCAGGTGGAGAAGAGCACGGTGGGTTCGATCCAGGCACAGTTCTAA